The Pseudomonas pergaminensis nucleotide sequence GGTACGAACCTGGCACCACGGTCACGTGTTCTTCCACGAACAGATCGCGGCAGAACGTGGCATCGTCGCCGTTCACATTCGGCCACAGATAGAAGCCGCCATCCGGGCTCTGCACATCCAGTACCGGCTTGAGGATCGCCAGCACCGCATCGAATTTCTCGCGGTACAAGTCACGGTTGGCCTGCACGTGGGCTTCATCCTGCCAGGCCGCGATACTGGCCAGCTGGGTTTGCACCGGCATCGCGCAACCGTGGTAGGTGCGGTACAGCAGGAAAGCCTTGAGGATCTCGGCGTCGCCGGCCACGAACCCGGAACGCAGGCCGGGCAGGTTGGAGCGCTTGGACAGGCTGTGGAACACCACGCAACGTTTGAAGTCCTGGCGACCCAGTTCGACGCAGGCGCTCAGTAGGCCGGGTGGCGGGGTTTGTTCGTCGAAGTAGAGTTCGCTGTAGCACTCGTCGGCGGCGATGACGAAGTCGTATTCGTCGGCCAGGGCGATGAGTTTTTTCAGGGTGTCGACCGGGATCAATGCGCCGGTCGGGTTGCCGGGGGAGCACAGGAACAGGATCTGGCAGCGTTTCCAGATGTCCGGCGACACCGCGTCGAAATCCGGGTTGAAGCCATTGGCGTCCAGGCATGGCAGGTAGTGTGGCTTGGCCCCGGCCAGGAACGCTGCGCCCTCGTAGATCTGGTAGAACGGGTTCGGGCTGACTACCAGCGCGTCATCACCACGATTGACCACGGTCTGGGTGAAGGCGAACAGCGCTTCACGGGTGCCGTTCACCGGCAGGATATTGCGCGCCGGGTCGAGCCAGCCCTTGGGCACGTTGAAGCGGCGCTCGCACCAGGCGCCGATGGCCTCGCGCAGGGCCGGGATGCCCAGCGTGGTCGGGTACACCGCCATCTGGTCGAGGTTATTGCTCAGTGCTTCAGCCACGAACGTTGGCGATGTGTGCTTGGGTTCGCCGATGGACAGTGCGATCGGGCGCTTGTCCGGGTTCGGCGTGACGCTGCCCAGCAAGGCGCGCAATTTCTCGAACGGGTAGGGCTGCAGTTGGTTCAGGGCGTTGTTCATGTAAGCCTCTATGACGGTGTACACAGACCGTGTAGGAACTGGCTTGCCAGCGATGGCATCGCGTCGGTGCACCTGATACACCAAGGTGTTCGCATCGCCGGCAAGCCAGCTCCTACAAAGGGCGTGTTTACAAAGTTAAAAATTCATATGGTCAGGCGCGTCAGTTCGACGCCGGGTTCCTGGGTGACGCTTAGCTGTTGGACGATGGCTTCCTGCAGGCGCAGGCACAGCTCCGGGTCGGACAGCGGCTGGTTGTCGGCATCGGTAATAAAGAACACGTCTTCCACGCGCTCGCCGAGGGTCGCAATCTTGGCGTTCTGCAACGACAGGTCGAACTCCAGGAAGATTCCACCAATACGGGCCAACAGGCCTGGGCGATCCGGGGCGCTGAGTTCCAGTACCGTGACCGGACGCTGGGCGTCGTTGGAAATGGTCACCTGTGGCGCAAACGCAAAGTGTTTGAGTTGGCGCGGTACCCGGCGCTGGATGATGGTCGGGTAGTCGTCAGGGTTGCGCAGGGCCTCGGTCAGGCCTTCGCGGATCTTTTTCACCCGCACTGGGTTGTCGCCGATCGAGTCGCCGTCGGTGTCGAGCACGATATAGGTGTCGAGGGTGAACTGGCTGCTGGAGGTGATGACCCGGGCGTCATGAATGTTCAGGTTGAGCTGGTCCATGGCGGCCACGGTCACGGCGAAGAAATCGTGCTGGTCGGGGGCGTAGATGAATATCTGCGTGCCGCCTTCGAATTCGCGCTGGGTGGTTTCCTTGATCAGCACCAGCGGGCCGCCATCGGCAGGCTGTTGCAGGATCGCGTCACTGTGCCAGGCCACGTCGCCGGCGGTGTGGCGCAGGAAATAATCGTCACCCAGTTGCGACCACAGTTGCTCGACATCGTCCGGATCGTTGCCGCCGCGCACCAGGATATCCAGGGCGGCGCTCTGGGTGCGGCGGATCTGCTCTTCGCGGTCCACCGGGTTTTCCAGGCCGCGACGCAAGGCACGCTTGGTCTCGGTGTAGAGCTGGCGCAGCAGGCTGGCACGCCAGGAGTTCCACAGCGTCGGGTTGGTGGCGTTGATGTCGGAGACGGTCAGCACGTACAGGTAATCGAGGCGGGTTTCATCGCCGACGATCTGCGCAAAGTCGTGGATCACCTGCGGGTCGGACAAGTCCTTGCGCTGGGCAGTGGTCGACATCACCAGGTGGTTCTGCACCAGCCAGACGATCAGCCGGCTGTCCCAAAGTGGCAACTGGTGGCGCTGGCAGAAGGCCTCGGCATCCACGGCGCCGATCTCGGAATGGTCGCCATGCCGGCCTTTGCCGATGTCGTGGTACAGGCCGGCCAGGTAGATCAGCTCGGGTTTGGGCAGCTTGGCCATGAGTTTGCTGGCCAGCGGGAATTTCTCTGACACCTGGGTGTACTGCAGCTTACGCAGGTGCTTGATCAGGTTCAGGGTGTGGGCGTCCACGGTATAGATGTGGAACAGGTCGTGCTGCATTTGCCCGACAATAAAGCCGAACTCCGGCAAGTAACGCCCGAGAATGCCGTAGCGGTTCATGCGCCGCAGGTTGCGGTGGATACCGATCTTGCACTTGAACAGTTCGATAAACAGGCTGGTGTTGCGGATGTCGTTACGGAAATCATCGTCGATCAGGTGACGGTTTTCCCGCAGCAGGCGGATGGTATCGGCGCGTACGCCCTTGATTTCCGGCTGCTGGGCCATCAGCACGAAAATTTCCAGCATGGCGAACGGCGTGCGACGGAACACATTGTCGTTGCGCGCCTCGATGTAGCCATCATGCAGCTGGAAGCGCGAGTTGATCGGCTGTGGCGGCGCTTCATCCTCGGGGGCCAGGATCACTTCTTCGAAGTGCTGGATGATCAGGTCGCTGAGCTGGGCAATGCTCATGACCACCCGGTAATACTGCTGCATGAAGCTTTCGATGCTGGTCTTCGCGTCCTCGCCTTCAAAACCCAGCAGGGTGGCGATGGAGCGCTGGTGGTCGAACAGCAGGCGGTCTTCGGAGCGCCCGGCGAGCATGTGCAGTGCGTAGCGTACCTTCCAGAGGAATTCCTGCGACGAGGCCAGCAGAGCGTTTTCGCTCTCTACCAGGAAGCCTTCGCCCGCCAGGGCGCGCAGGTTGAGGGTGCCGTATTGGCGACGGGCCACCCACAAAATCGTCTGGATGTCCCGCAGCCCGCCCGGCGAGCCTTTGACGTTGGGTTCCAGGTTGTATTCGGTGTCGTTGTACTTGTGGTGCCGGGCCTTTTGCTCGGCACGCTTGGCCAGGAAGAAGTCCTTGCTTGGCCACATGTGCGCGGTGCTGGTGACTTCGAGCATGCGCTGGCGCAGGCGCTCGGGGCCAGCGATAGTGCGGCTTTCCATCAGGTTGGTGATCACGGTGAGGTCGGCGCGGGCCTCTTCGGCGCATTCGTCCACTGAACGCACACTTTGGCCGACTTCCAGGCCGATGTCCCACAACAGCGTCAGAAAACGCTCGATGGAATCGCGAAAGATCTCATGGTCGGCGCTGTCCAGCAGGATCAGCAGGTCGATATCGGAGTAGGGGTGCAACTCGCCACGCCCGTAGCCGCCGACCGCCACCAGGGCGATGTCGGCGTCTTCGCTCCAACTGAACTGTTCCCAAGCCTTTTGCAGAATGTTATCGACAAACCAGGCGCGGTCCTCGATCAGCCGGCGAATGTCCCGGCCACTGCGAAAGCGCTCGTCGAGCACCTCGCGGGCCTGGCGGATAGCTTTCTTGAACGCGGCGATAGGGCTCGCCTTCAGGGCCAGTTCGGCCTGGAACTGGCCACGGTCAAAGAGTTCGGGATCCACCTGGGGCATCGATCGGTTTTCCTTTCTATCTAACAGTCAGTCACAACACAGTGGGGGAAAACCTGGGTGATCCTTACGCGGAAACGCGGGGGATCGTGTCGTCCGCACGCAGCGTGAAGATCTCGTAGCCGGTTTCGGTGACCAGCAGGGTGTGCTCCCACTGGGCCGAGAGCTTGCGATCCTTGGTGATCGCGGTCCAGCCGTCGCCCAGCACTTTGGTGTCGGCCTTGCCCTGGTTGATCATCGGCTCGATGGTGAAGGTCATGCCGGCCTTCAGTTCCATGCCGGTGCCGGCACGGCCGTAGTGCAGGATCTGCGGCTCTTCGTGGAAGACGGTGCCGATGCCGTGGCCGCAGAATTCGCGCACCACCGAAAAGCCGTTCTTTTCGGCGTGCTTCTGGATCACTTCACCGATGTCGCCCAGGCGGCAGCCAGGCTTGACGATTTCGATGGCCTTGTACATGCATTCCTGGGTCACCTGGGATAGGCGCTCGGCCCACACCGGCACGTTGCCGACGTGGAACATGCGGCTGGTATCGCCGAAGTAGCGGTCCTTGATCACGGTGACGTCGATGTTCAGGGTGTCGCCGTCCTTCAACGGCTTGTCACCCGGAATCCCGTGGCAGACCACGTGGTTGACCGAGGTGCAGATCGACTTGGGGAAGCCCTTGTAGTTCAGCGGCGCAGGAATGGCGCCCTGCACGTTGACAATATAGTCGTGGCAGATCTGGTTGAGGGTTTCGGTGGTAACGCCGGGCTTGACGTGTTCGGCGATCATTTCCAGCACGTCGGCAGCCAGTTTGCCGGCGATGCGCATGCCAGCGATGTCTTCGGCGGTTTTCAAGCTAACGGTCATACAGGCTCTCTCTAGCGCGACGCGCTGAAATCAATACGGTTTACGGGCGTGCGACAAAAGGTTACAGAATTCGCACAAGCCACAAAAAACGCGATTCTAACAGACGATGGCGTCAAATCATGAGCCTCTGATGATCGCTTCTCTCTATAAGGTAGGGCTATCTCGGCTCTATTCAAGGGGTTACACCAAAGCGTCCGGCTCCAAATGTGATTGCGTGTTCCGTTTTTGCCGATGCTGTGGTATAAAATGCGCCGCTTTCCGGGGATACCCCGCAAAGCTTAAATCCACACACGTGTCGACACGATGACCTGGGTGCCGGAGGCCTTGATGCCGCTGGTTGGTCATTGGGATACGTGGAGGCCAAACCCGACTTATTAAGGAACTATCATGTCCCAAGTCAACATGCGCGATATGCTGAAGGCCGGTGTGCACTTCGGTCACCAGACCCGTTACTGGAACCCGAAAATGGGTAAATACATTTTCGGCGCGCGTAACAAGATCCACATTATCAACCTTGAAAAAACCCTGCCAATGTTCAACGAAGCGCTGACTTTCGTAGAGCGCCTGGCCCAGGGCAAAAACAAGATTCTGTTCGTCGGCACCAAGCGTTCCGCTGGCAAGATCGTTGCTGAAGAAGCAGCACGTTGCGGTTCGCCGTACGTCGATCACCGCTGGTTGGGCGGCATGCTGACCAACTTCAAAACCATCCGTGCTTCCATCAAGCGTCTGCGTGACCTTGAAGTGCAAGCCGAAGACGGTACTTTCGCCAAGCTGACCAAGAAAGAAGCGCTGATGCGCTCCCGTGACCTGGAAAAGCTCGATCGTTCCCTGGGTGGTATCAAGGACATGGGCGGTCTGCCTGACGCACTGTTCGTTATCGACGTTGATCACGAGCGCATCGCGATCACCGAAGCCAACAAGCTGGGCATCCCGGTTATCGGCGTAGTCGATACCAACAGCAGCCCGGAAGGCGTTGACTACATCATCCCAGGCAACGATGACGCAATCCGCGCTATCCAGCTGTACATGGGTTCGATGGCTGACGCTGTAATCCGTGGTCGCAACCACGTTGCTGGTGGTACCGAGCAGTTCGTTGAAGAAGCTCCGGTAGCTGCCGCTGAGTAATTAGCGCCCTGGCGTTGACTCAGTAAGCAAAAAGGGGGCTTGGCCCCCTTTTTGCCACCTCGAAAACCATTTGTCGGCAGCGCAACTGCATCATCTGTAACGTGCAGCGGCCTACAAGGGTAATTCGGGAAGAATTGATCGCCCGTTTGATCGGGTGGAATGGTTGAAAACCTATCCAAGAGGATTTTGAAATGGCAGAGATTACTGCAGCGTTGGTCAAAGAACTGCGTGAGCGTACCGGCGAAGGCATGATGGATTGCAAAAAGGCCTTGACCAAGGCCGGCGGCGACATCGAAAAAGCCATCGACGACATGCGTGCTTCCGGCGCCATCAAGGCTGCCAAGAAAGCAGGCAACGTAGCTGCTGAAGGCGCAATCGCTCTGAAAGAAGACGGTAAATCCGCCGTTCTGCTGGAAGTGAACTCGCAGACCGACTTCCTGGCTCTGCAGGACGACTTCAAGGCATTCGTTGCTGCCAGCGTTGAAAAAGCATTCGCTGACAAGCTGACTACCGTTGAGCCTCTGATCGAAGCTCAAGAAGCTGCTCGCCTGGTACTGGTCGGCAAGGTTGGCGAAAACGTCAACATCCGTCGCCTGACTCGCGTTGAAGGTGATGTGGTTGGTGGTTACCTGCACGGCAACAAAATCGGCGTAGCTGTTGTTCTGAAAGGCGGCGACGTTGAGCTGGCCAAAGACATCGCTATGCACGTTGCTGCCAGCAACCCTGAGTTCCTGCTGCCTTCGGAAGTTTCTGACGAAGCGATCGAGCGTGAAAAAGCTGTGTTCCTGCAGCTGAACGAAGAAAAAATCAAAGGCAAGCCAGAAAACATTGTTGAGAACATGGTCAAAGGCCGTATCAGCAAGTTCCTGGCCGAAGCAAGCCTGGTTGAGCAGGCGTTCGTCAAGAACCCTGAAATCAAGGTTGGCGAACTGGCCAAGAAGGCCGGTGCTGAAATCGTTTCCTTCACCTACTACAAAGTAGGCGAAGGCATCGAGAAGCCGGTCGACAACTTTGCTGAAGAAGTTGCTGCCCAGCTGGCTGCCGCCAAGCAATAAGACAGTTTTCAACTGTCGCCCGAAAGAGGCTGCCCGCTCACGCGCGCAGCCTCTTTTCAAATGGGAAGGCTGATTTTAATTGGCTTCCCCTCGGAACTGGCTTACAAAGCCGTGTTCCGATGGCGCTGTAGCAGCGTCCAGCTAGAGTGAACGCAAGCCGTAAACGGCTCGCCAAGAATTTTTAAAAAATACGCCGCAGGAGAGATTCGCAATGGCTCAGCAGGGCAGTGGTTATCAGGCTCGCTATAAACGCATTCTACTCAAGCTTAGCGGCGAGGCCCTGATGGGCTCGGAAGAGTTCGGGATCGATCCCAAGGTGCT carries:
- the dapC gene encoding succinyldiaminopimelate transaminase; this translates as MNNALNQLQPYPFEKLRALLGSVTPNPDKRPIALSIGEPKHTSPTFVAEALSNNLDQMAVYPTTLGIPALREAIGAWCERRFNVPKGWLDPARNILPVNGTREALFAFTQTVVNRGDDALVVSPNPFYQIYEGAAFLAGAKPHYLPCLDANGFNPDFDAVSPDIWKRCQILFLCSPGNPTGALIPVDTLKKLIALADEYDFVIAADECYSELYFDEQTPPPGLLSACVELGRQDFKRCVVFHSLSKRSNLPGLRSGFVAGDAEILKAFLLYRTYHGCAMPVQTQLASIAAWQDEAHVQANRDLYREKFDAVLAILKPVLDVQSPDGGFYLWPNVNGDDATFCRDLFVEEHVTVVPGSYLSREVDGTNPGAGRVRMALVAPLAECVEAAERIKAFITRRH
- a CDS encoding [protein-PII] uridylyltransferase — encoded protein: MPQVDPELFDRGQFQAELALKASPIAAFKKAIRQAREVLDERFRSGRDIRRLIEDRAWFVDNILQKAWEQFSWSEDADIALVAVGGYGRGELHPYSDIDLLILLDSADHEIFRDSIERFLTLLWDIGLEVGQSVRSVDECAEEARADLTVITNLMESRTIAGPERLRQRMLEVTSTAHMWPSKDFFLAKRAEQKARHHKYNDTEYNLEPNVKGSPGGLRDIQTILWVARRQYGTLNLRALAGEGFLVESENALLASSQEFLWKVRYALHMLAGRSEDRLLFDHQRSIATLLGFEGEDAKTSIESFMQQYYRVVMSIAQLSDLIIQHFEEVILAPEDEAPPQPINSRFQLHDGYIEARNDNVFRRTPFAMLEIFVLMAQQPEIKGVRADTIRLLRENRHLIDDDFRNDIRNTSLFIELFKCKIGIHRNLRRMNRYGILGRYLPEFGFIVGQMQHDLFHIYTVDAHTLNLIKHLRKLQYTQVSEKFPLASKLMAKLPKPELIYLAGLYHDIGKGRHGDHSEIGAVDAEAFCQRHQLPLWDSRLIVWLVQNHLVMSTTAQRKDLSDPQVIHDFAQIVGDETRLDYLYVLTVSDINATNPTLWNSWRASLLRQLYTETKRALRRGLENPVDREEQIRRTQSAALDILVRGGNDPDDVEQLWSQLGDDYFLRHTAGDVAWHSDAILQQPADGGPLVLIKETTQREFEGGTQIFIYAPDQHDFFAVTVAAMDQLNLNIHDARVITSSSQFTLDTYIVLDTDGDSIGDNPVRVKKIREGLTEALRNPDDYPTIIQRRVPRQLKHFAFAPQVTISNDAQRPVTVLELSAPDRPGLLARIGGIFLEFDLSLQNAKIATLGERVEDVFFITDADNQPLSDPELCLRLQEAIVQQLSVTQEPGVELTRLTI
- the map gene encoding type I methionyl aminopeptidase, which gives rise to MTVSLKTAEDIAGMRIAGKLAADVLEMIAEHVKPGVTTETLNQICHDYIVNVQGAIPAPLNYKGFPKSICTSVNHVVCHGIPGDKPLKDGDTLNIDVTVIKDRYFGDTSRMFHVGNVPVWAERLSQVTQECMYKAIEIVKPGCRLGDIGEVIQKHAEKNGFSVVREFCGHGIGTVFHEEPQILHYGRAGTGMELKAGMTFTIEPMINQGKADTKVLGDGWTAITKDRKLSAQWEHTLLVTETGYEIFTLRADDTIPRVSA
- the rpsB gene encoding 30S ribosomal protein S2, whose product is MSQVNMRDMLKAGVHFGHQTRYWNPKMGKYIFGARNKIHIINLEKTLPMFNEALTFVERLAQGKNKILFVGTKRSAGKIVAEEAARCGSPYVDHRWLGGMLTNFKTIRASIKRLRDLEVQAEDGTFAKLTKKEALMRSRDLEKLDRSLGGIKDMGGLPDALFVIDVDHERIAITEANKLGIPVIGVVDTNSSPEGVDYIIPGNDDAIRAIQLYMGSMADAVIRGRNHVAGGTEQFVEEAPVAAAE
- the tsf gene encoding translation elongation factor Ts, with the translated sequence MAEITAALVKELRERTGEGMMDCKKALTKAGGDIEKAIDDMRASGAIKAAKKAGNVAAEGAIALKEDGKSAVLLEVNSQTDFLALQDDFKAFVAASVEKAFADKLTTVEPLIEAQEAARLVLVGKVGENVNIRRLTRVEGDVVGGYLHGNKIGVAVVLKGGDVELAKDIAMHVAASNPEFLLPSEVSDEAIEREKAVFLQLNEEKIKGKPENIVENMVKGRISKFLAEASLVEQAFVKNPEIKVGELAKKAGAEIVSFTYYKVGEGIEKPVDNFAEEVAAQLAAAKQ